The Humulus lupulus chromosome 3, drHumLupu1.1, whole genome shotgun sequence genome window below encodes:
- the LOC133824777 gene encoding NADH--cytochrome b5 reductase 1 translates to MEFLQTVDSQLLVGAAVAVLAIGVGAVFLFSSRKPKGCLDPENFRDFKLVKRTQLSHNVAKFTFELPTPTSILGLPIGQHISCRGKDGQGEEVIKPYTPTTLDSDVGYFELVIKMYPQGRMSHHFREMRVGDKLAVRGPKGRFKYLPGQVRAFGMLAGGSGITPMFQVARAILENPKDKTEIHLIYANVTYEDILLKEELDGLATNYPEQFKVYYVLNQPPEVWDGGVGFVTKEMIQDHCPAAAPDVKILRCGPPPMNKAMEGHLNDIGYEREMQFQF, encoded by the exons ATGGAGTTTTTACAGACAGTGGATTCCCAGCTCCTTGTGGGTGCAGCTGTAGCGGTTCTTGCTATTGGGGTTGGTGCTGTTTTCCTCTTTTCTTCCAGGAAACCCAAAG GCTGCCTGGATCCTGAGAATTTCAGGGACTTTAAACTCGTCAAGCGCACTCAACTCAGCCATAATGTTGCAAAGTTCACATTTGAACTCCCTACACCTACTTCAATTTTGGGACTTCCAATTGGACAACATATAAGCTGCAG GGGCAAGGATGGTCAGGGTGAAGAAGTTATCAAACCTTATACTCCTACTACATTGGATTCCGATGTTGGATACTTTGAACTAGTTATAAAG ATGTATCCACAAGGAAGGATGTCACACCATTTTCGCGAGATGCGTGTTGGAGATAAACTTGCCGTAAGGGGACCCAAG GGTCGTTTCAAATATTTACCTGGGCAAGTTAGAGCATTTGGAATGCTTGCTGGAGGCTCTGGCATTACCCCAATGTTTCAG GTTGCTAGAGCAATCCTAGAAAATCCAAAGGACAAAACAGAGATTCATCTTATTTATGCCAATGTAACTTACGAGGATATTCTTTTAAAG GAAGAGTTGGATGGTCTAGCAACTAACTACCCCGAACAGTTTAAAGTCTACTATGTATTGAATCAG CCTCCGGAGGTATGGGATGGAGGTGTTGGCTTTGTCACAAAGGAAATGATTCAAGACCACTGTCCGGCTGCAGCACCTGATGTCAAG ATTCTGAGGTGTGGTCCACCACCAATGAACAAGGCTATGGAGGGTCACCTCAATGATATTGGATACGAACGCGAGATGCAGTTCCAATTCTAA